Proteins encoded by one window of Pseudomonas tructae:
- a CDS encoding nitrilase-related carbon-nitrogen hydrolase, producing the protein MRKLLLSALALVVIAALSGYGFWTEQRPAGHYLSDLRIELALSEGVPADHGNLLGVEPQLYPGDYQSLQRLHRKLAAYLEHARAQGLVNAKTIVILPEHIGTWLWARGEKNELYQVTQQREALQWLELSNPLRYGLAMLGAEGDDRRADAHLRMKAGQMAEDYQQLFGGLAKEFGVTLVAGSIVLPEPYVERGTLRIGSGALYNASLVFASDGSVLGQPQRQQHPDSDVRRFISSGTDQPPQVLQTPAGRLGVLVGSDSWYPSNQQQLVNQFAQIVANPVFLSGHDSWNAPWRGNRHQPLASSLALKPGQVNERDAWQRLTLDANAAKVSSMSVFLRGRFWDVSADGQGFAQLNGVNFAGTASPGARLLNVWL; encoded by the coding sequence ATGCGAAAACTTCTGTTAAGCGCCCTGGCGCTGGTTGTCATTGCCGCCCTGAGTGGCTACGGGTTCTGGACCGAACAGCGCCCGGCCGGGCACTACCTGTCGGACCTGCGCATCGAGCTGGCCCTGAGCGAAGGCGTGCCGGCCGACCACGGCAACCTGCTGGGGGTCGAGCCGCAGCTGTATCCCGGCGACTACCAGAGCCTGCAACGCCTGCACCGCAAGCTCGCCGCCTACCTTGAGCACGCCCGCGCCCAGGGCCTGGTCAACGCCAAGACCATTGTCATCCTGCCCGAACACATCGGCACCTGGCTGTGGGCCCGCGGCGAGAAAAACGAGCTGTACCAGGTCACCCAACAGCGCGAAGCCCTGCAATGGCTGGAGCTGAGCAACCCGCTGCGCTACGGCCTGGCCATGCTCGGCGCCGAGGGTGACGACCGGCGCGCCGATGCCCACCTGCGGATGAAAGCCGGGCAGATGGCCGAGGACTACCAGCAATTGTTCGGTGGCCTGGCCAAGGAGTTTGGCGTGACCCTGGTGGCCGGCTCCATTGTCCTGCCTGAACCCTACGTTGAGCGCGGCACCCTGCGCATCGGTTCTGGCGCCCTGTACAACGCCAGCCTGGTGTTTGCCAGCGACGGCTCGGTGCTTGGCCAGCCACAGCGGCAGCAGCACCCGGACAGCGACGTGCGGCGCTTTATCAGCAGCGGCACCGACCAGCCCCCGCAAGTGCTGCAAACCCCTGCCGGGCGCCTCGGCGTGCTGGTTGGCAGCGACAGCTGGTACCCGAGCAACCAGCAGCAACTGGTCAACCAGTTCGCCCAGATCGTCGCCAACCCGGTGTTCCTCAGCGGTCACGACAGCTGGAACGCGCCCTGGCGTGGCAACCGCCACCAGCCGCTGGCCTCCTCGCTTGCCCTCAAGCCCGGCCAGGTCAATGAGCGTGATGCCTGGCAGCGCCTGACCCTGGATGCCAATGCCGCCAAGGTCAGCAGCATGAGTGTGTTCCTGCGCGGACGCTTCTGGGATGTGAGCGCCGATGGCCAGGGCTTTGCCCAGCTCAACGGGGTGAACTTCGCCGGCACTGCCAGCCCGGGCGCACGCCTGCTCAATGTCTGGTTGTAG
- a CDS encoding AraC family transcriptional regulator: protein MNRPRVRLGELSVGFIQPLSETLQQRAIDPTPLLERYGLDPARLAQAGARLSIPRYMHLGHAAIELSADPALGLHMGRISRLSQAGLAGVTAAQAPTVGDAARALLRFEPLYAANYRGHSSFHEDSGGAWLRFYSISPYNAYNRFVVDSLLAGWLAQLSSLVGQAVLAERVEIEFEAPAYAAQYQALSNSPVQFAAQTNQIRLSRASLALRNPAHCPSTWQHLLQLCEAELEQRTRIRSLGERIAHLLGPLLNGGREPDLEEVARHLQLPTWTLRRKLAEEGTQFRAILNDTRRDLAMTYIRDTELAFGEIAYLLGFASAEAFQRAFKRWSGITPGEFRRSQRRTG from the coding sequence ATGAACCGCCCCCGCGTGCGTCTGGGCGAGCTGTCGGTCGGCTTTATCCAGCCGCTGAGTGAAACCCTGCAGCAACGCGCAATCGATCCGACGCCACTGCTCGAGCGCTATGGCCTGGACCCGGCGCGCCTGGCCCAAGCCGGTGCGCGCCTGTCGATCCCGCGCTACATGCACCTGGGCCATGCCGCCATCGAGCTGAGCGCCGACCCGGCCCTGGGGTTGCATATGGGCCGCATCAGCCGCCTGAGCCAGGCGGGCCTGGCCGGCGTCACTGCGGCGCAAGCGCCGACGGTTGGCGATGCGGCGCGCGCCCTGCTGCGCTTCGAGCCGCTGTACGCGGCCAATTACCGGGGGCATTCAAGCTTTCATGAAGACAGCGGCGGCGCCTGGCTGCGGTTCTATTCGATCAGCCCGTACAACGCCTATAACCGCTTTGTGGTGGATTCGCTGCTGGCCGGCTGGCTGGCCCAGCTGTCGAGCCTGGTCGGGCAAGCCGTGCTGGCCGAACGGGTCGAGATCGAGTTCGAGGCACCCGCCTATGCCGCCCAGTACCAGGCCTTGAGCAACTCCCCGGTACAATTTGCCGCGCAGACCAACCAGATACGCCTCAGCCGTGCGAGCCTGGCGCTGCGCAACCCGGCGCACTGCCCGAGCACCTGGCAGCACCTGTTGCAACTGTGTGAGGCAGAGCTTGAACAGCGCACGCGGATCCGCAGCCTGGGCGAGCGCATTGCCCACCTGCTGGGGCCGCTGCTCAACGGGGGTCGGGAACCGGACCTGGAGGAAGTGGCCAGGCACCTGCAACTGCCGACCTGGACCCTGCGACGCAAGCTGGCCGAGGAAGGCACGCAGTTTCGTGCAATCCTCAACGACACCCGCCGCGACCTGGCCATGACCTATATCCGCGACACGGAACTGGCCTTTGGCGAAATAGCCTACTTGCTCGGATTTGCTTCGGCCGAGGCCTTTCAACGCGCCTTCAAGCGCTGGAGCGGCATCACCCCGGGTGAATTTCGCCGCAGTCAGCGGCGCACCGGCTGA
- a CDS encoding DUF2242 domain-containing protein, with amino-acid sequence MSKSTVCSALGLALVLAGVSGCSSKKAAIYEHENFDDSGTFSRSFAVSEAGTCEAARRALLSQGYIITSSDAGQVNGNKSFQQTGDAHLQISFNVVCARDSGDEQRSTMFANALQDRYALKKSNTSASLGVGVLGSVSMPIGSSDDSMVKVASETVTSAKFYERYFALVESFLPKEDKKKAEPKPTAKPAVELGVPETAPVAPAAALAPTPAQEAPAAAAVPVSEPAPAPAGEAPAAPVVDDSSGSQPVPPPAEAAPISVQDSTTPAAVEPTPSATPAAPADSTVQAPL; translated from the coding sequence ATGTCAAAGTCAACCGTCTGCAGTGCGCTCGGGCTGGCCCTTGTGCTGGCGGGTGTTTCCGGCTGTTCTTCGAAGAAGGCCGCCATTTACGAACACGAGAATTTCGACGACTCGGGTACCTTCTCGCGCAGCTTTGCGGTGAGTGAAGCCGGTACCTGCGAGGCCGCGCGCCGCGCCTTGCTCAGCCAGGGCTACATCATCACCAGCAGCGACGCCGGCCAGGTCAATGGCAACAAGAGCTTTCAGCAAACCGGTGATGCGCACCTGCAAATCAGCTTCAACGTGGTGTGCGCTCGTGACAGCGGCGACGAGCAGCGCTCGACCATGTTCGCCAACGCCCTGCAGGACCGCTACGCGCTGAAAAAATCCAACACCTCGGCCAGCCTCGGCGTAGGGGTGCTGGGTTCGGTGTCGATGCCGATCGGCTCCAGTGACGATTCGATGGTCAAGGTGGCCAGCGAGACCGTCACCTCGGCCAAGTTCTACGAGCGTTACTTCGCACTGGTCGAAAGCTTCCTGCCCAAGGAAGACAAGAAAAAGGCCGAGCCCAAGCCTACGGCCAAGCCGGCAGTGGAGCTGGGTGTGCCGGAGACGGCGCCGGTCGCTCCAGCCGCGGCCCTGGCGCCGACGCCTGCCCAGGAGGCCCCTGCGGCGGCTGCGGTACCGGTCAGCGAGCCTGCTCCGGCCCCGGCTGGCGAGGCACCTGCCGCGCCCGTGGTGGATGACAGCAGCGGCTCGCAGCCAGTGCCACCACCGGCAGAGGCCGCACCGATCAGCGTCCAGGACAGCACCACGCCGGCAGCCGTCGAGCCGACGCCAAGCGCTACCCCGGCAGCACCAGCTGACAGCACTGTGCAGGCGCCGCTGTAA
- a CDS encoding methyl-accepting chemotaxis protein: protein MKNLSVKIKLLLGFSPILLLMALLAITAISSLNTLTQRAERLVSVNYILDYLNEMRAAQLSFEQRRESTFVGQLVHAHQEASRLIEENLAALTDNDSQRLLNATGEGLKQYLDQFEQLRATTSGAQLQTRLHDQLLDTLYRGLEAINQLITLQNQKSTEESSHSRSLMLALLFSALVLGVLISALIIRQVTHPLRQAVELARRIGEGDLTSIASEPRRDEFGQLLQALTQSSSNLRDMLGQAGQVTRQLSTAAEQLSTITEQTSTGISSQKVETDQVATAMSEMVATVQEVARNAEEANQATRQADNQAKQGNRVVQQALDQIGQLADDIGNSASAVSQLSEESERIGTVMTVINAIAEQTNLLALNAAIEAARAGEAGRGFAVVADEVRGLAQRTQQSTAQIEALIVSLQQGAQKAAEMMLNNQQQVGGTVALANQAGIELQAITRTVTSIQAMNLQIATAAEQQSTVAESINRSVLSVRDVAEQSSTASQQTAASSVQLARLGSELQQLVARFRV from the coding sequence GTGAAAAACCTCTCTGTGAAAATCAAGTTGCTGCTTGGCTTTTCGCCCATTCTGTTATTGATGGCACTGCTTGCCATCACCGCCATCAGCAGCCTGAACACCTTGACCCAACGGGCTGAGCGCCTGGTGTCGGTGAATTACATCCTCGACTACCTCAATGAGATGCGCGCCGCCCAACTGAGCTTCGAGCAACGCCGCGAAAGCACCTTTGTCGGCCAACTGGTCCATGCCCACCAGGAGGCCAGCCGGTTGATCGAGGAAAACCTGGCCGCCCTGACAGACAACGACTCACAGCGCCTGCTCAACGCCACTGGCGAGGGGCTCAAGCAGTACCTGGACCAGTTCGAGCAACTCAGAGCGACCACCAGTGGCGCCCAACTACAGACCCGTTTGCACGACCAACTGCTGGACACCCTGTACCGGGGCCTGGAGGCAATCAACCAGTTGATTACCCTGCAAAACCAGAAAAGCACCGAGGAGTCCAGCCACAGCCGCAGCCTGATGCTCGCCTTGCTGTTCAGCGCCCTGGTGCTGGGCGTGCTGATCAGTGCCTTGATCATCCGCCAGGTTACCCATCCGCTGCGCCAGGCAGTGGAGCTTGCCCGGCGCATTGGCGAAGGCGACCTGACCAGCATAGCCAGCGAACCACGCCGCGACGAGTTCGGCCAACTGCTACAGGCCCTGACGCAAAGCAGCAGCAATCTGCGCGACATGCTTGGCCAGGCCGGGCAGGTCACCCGCCAGTTGTCGACCGCTGCCGAACAACTGTCGACCATCACCGAACAGACCAGCACCGGCATCAGCAGCCAGAAGGTCGAAACCGACCAGGTGGCCACGGCAATGAGCGAGATGGTCGCCACCGTTCAGGAAGTCGCGCGTAACGCCGAAGAAGCCAACCAAGCCACGCGCCAGGCCGACAACCAGGCCAAACAGGGCAACCGCGTGGTGCAGCAGGCCCTGGACCAGATCGGCCAGTTGGCCGATGACATCGGCAACTCGGCCAGCGCGGTCAGCCAGCTGTCTGAAGAAAGCGAGCGCATTGGCACGGTGATGACAGTGATCAACGCCATCGCCGAGCAGACCAACCTCCTGGCCCTCAACGCCGCTATCGAAGCGGCACGGGCTGGCGAGGCCGGTCGCGGTTTTGCCGTGGTGGCCGATGAGGTGCGCGGGCTGGCCCAGCGCACCCAGCAGTCGACAGCGCAGATCGAAGCGCTGATCGTCTCCTTGCAACAGGGCGCGCAGAAGGCCGCCGAAATGATGCTCAACAACCAGCAACAGGTCGGCGGCACCGTGGCGCTGGCCAACCAGGCCGGCATCGAGCTGCAGGCCATCACCCGCACCGTGACCAGCATCCAGGCCATGAACCTGCAGATCGCCACCGCCGCCGAACAGCAGAGCACCGTCGCCGAATCGATCAACCGCAGCGTGCTCAGCGTGCGTGATGTAGCCGAACAGTCTTCGACCGCTTCACAACAGACTGCCGCCTCGTCGGTGCAACTGGCACGCCTGGGTAGTGAACTGCAACAACTGGTGGCACGCTTTCGGGTTTGA
- a CDS encoding SDR family oxidoreductase yields the protein MNNLQDSIAVITGAGRGLGAAVAICLADAGCKVVLCGRNEAALAQVAATIETRTAQLPATVQVDLADSASVTRATHTISQRFPTVDLLINNGAMWLEQNEQGYTPEDVHGVINAAVTGTFLFTQGLLASLGRSRRPDIVTIGSISALPNAALHSVSVPFYAAKQAQRALAEGLHQQLAGTPIRSVCVHPPYLDDISPTEPAWEAAAQRQKGERGSNRDVVEAVLFAVTRPRHISLSSIVIDSDDGGLFG from the coding sequence ATGAACAATCTTCAAGACTCGATTGCGGTAATCACCGGTGCTGGACGCGGCCTGGGTGCAGCCGTGGCTATCTGCCTGGCTGACGCCGGTTGCAAGGTGGTGCTCTGTGGCCGCAACGAGGCGGCGCTGGCCCAGGTCGCTGCCACCATCGAAACCCGCACCGCTCAATTACCGGCCACAGTCCAGGTCGATCTCGCCGACAGCGCCAGCGTCACCCGTGCCACGCACACCATCAGCCAACGCTTTCCCACCGTCGACCTGTTGATCAACAACGGCGCCATGTGGCTGGAGCAGAACGAGCAAGGCTATACGCCCGAGGACGTTCACGGCGTGATCAACGCCGCAGTCACCGGTACCTTCCTCTTCACCCAGGGCCTGCTGGCGTCCCTGGGCCGCTCCCGGCGCCCGGACATCGTCACCATTGGCTCGATCAGCGCTTTGCCCAATGCCGCCTTGCATAGCGTCTCAGTGCCGTTCTACGCTGCCAAGCAAGCCCAGCGCGCGTTGGCCGAGGGTTTGCACCAGCAACTGGCAGGCACGCCGATCCGCTCTGTGTGCGTGCACCCGCCATACTTGGACGATATCTCGCCGACTGAACCTGCCTGGGAGGCGGCCGCCCAGCGACAAAAGGGCGAGCGCGGCAGCAACCGTGACGTGGTCGAGGCGGTGCTGTTTGCCGTGACCCGGCCACGGCATATCAGCCTGTCGTCGATCGTTATCGACAGCGATGACGGCGGCCTGTTCGGCTGA
- a CDS encoding SDR family oxidoreductase has translation MGDSSHNGRVALVTGAARGIGLGIAAWLISEGWQVVLTDLDRARGAKVAKVLGDNAWFVGMDVADETQVMTGVAQVLGQFGRLDALVCNAAIADPHNTTLESLSLAHWNRVLAVNLGGPMLLAKHCAPYLRAHCGAIVNLASTRAGQSEPDTEAYAASKGGLLALTHALAMSLGPEIRVNAVSPGWIDARDPAQRRAEPLTEADHAQHPAGRVGTVEDVAAMVAWLLSRNAGFVTGQEFVVDGGMTKKMIYK, from the coding sequence GTGGGCGACAGCAGCCATAACGGCCGCGTCGCCCTGGTCACCGGCGCGGCGCGGGGCATTGGCCTGGGTATTGCCGCCTGGCTGATCAGCGAAGGCTGGCAGGTGGTGCTCACCGACCTCGACCGTGCCCGCGGCGCGAAAGTGGCCAAGGTGCTCGGTGACAACGCCTGGTTCGTCGGCATGGATGTCGCCGACGAAACCCAGGTGATGACCGGCGTTGCCCAAGTGCTGGGCCAGTTTGGCCGGCTCGACGCCCTGGTGTGCAACGCGGCGATTGCCGACCCGCACAACACCACCCTCGAAAGCCTGAGCCTTGCGCACTGGAACCGGGTGCTGGCGGTCAACCTCGGCGGCCCGATGCTGCTGGCCAAGCACTGTGCACCGTACCTGCGTGCCCATTGCGGGGCGATCGTCAACCTGGCGTCGACCCGCGCCGGGCAGTCGGAACCTGACACCGAAGCTTATGCTGCGAGCAAGGGCGGGCTGCTGGCCCTGACCCATGCCCTGGCCATGAGCCTGGGCCCGGAGATTCGCGTCAATGCGGTAAGCCCTGGCTGGATCGATGCCCGTGATCCGGCCCAGCGCCGTGCCGAGCCCCTGACCGAGGCCGACCATGCCCAGCATCCGGCGGGCAGGGTAGGGACGGTAGAGGACGTGGCGGCGATGGTGGCCTGGTTGCTGTCGCGCAATGCCGGCTTCGTCACTGGCCAGGAATTCGTGGTCGACGGCGGCATGACCAAGAAGATGATCTACAAGTAA
- a CDS encoding O-succinylhomoserine sulfhydrylase: MTQEWDAGRLDSDLEGVAFDTLAVRAGQHRTPEGEHSDPLFFTSSYVFRTAADAAARFAGDVPGNVYSRYTNPTVRAFEERIAALEGAEQAVATSTGMSAILSTVMALCSAGDHVLVSQSVFGSTISLFEKYFKRFGVQVDYVPLTDLACWDQAIKANTKLLFVESPSNPLAELVDIAALAEIAHAKGAQLVVDNCFSTPALQQPLKLGADIVVHSATKFIDGQGRCMGGVVAGRSEQMKEVVGFLRTAGPSLSPFNAWIFLKGLETLNLRMRAHCANAQALAAWLEQQDGIDKVHYAGLESHPQHALAKQQMSGFGAVVSFEVKGGKEGAWRFIDATRLISITANLGDSKTTITHPATTSHGRLSPQEREAAGIRDSLIRVAVGLEDVVDLKADLARGLAAL; the protein is encoded by the coding sequence ATGACACAGGAATGGGATGCCGGGCGCCTGGACAGCGACCTCGAAGGGGTCGCTTTCGATACGCTGGCGGTACGCGCCGGCCAGCATCGCACGCCGGAAGGTGAGCACAGCGATCCGCTGTTCTTCACCTCCAGCTACGTGTTCCGTACGGCGGCCGATGCCGCCGCGCGGTTCGCCGGTGATGTTCCAGGCAACGTCTATTCACGCTACACCAACCCGACCGTGCGTGCTTTCGAAGAGCGCATCGCCGCCCTTGAAGGCGCCGAACAGGCGGTTGCCACCTCCACCGGGATGTCGGCGATCCTCTCGACCGTCATGGCCCTGTGCAGCGCGGGCGACCATGTACTGGTTTCGCAGAGCGTGTTCGGTTCGACCATCAGTCTGTTCGAGAAGTACTTCAAGCGCTTCGGCGTGCAGGTCGACTACGTGCCGCTGACCGATCTGGCCTGCTGGGACCAGGCGATCAAGGCCAACACCAAGCTGCTGTTCGTCGAATCGCCGTCCAACCCGTTGGCCGAACTGGTCGATATTGCCGCACTGGCCGAGATCGCCCATGCCAAGGGTGCGCAACTGGTGGTCGACAACTGCTTCAGCACCCCGGCCTTGCAGCAACCACTGAAGCTGGGCGCCGACATCGTCGTGCACTCGGCGACCAAGTTCATCGACGGCCAAGGCCGTTGCATGGGCGGTGTGGTGGCCGGGCGCAGCGAGCAGATGAAGGAAGTGGTGGGCTTTCTGCGCACCGCCGGGCCGTCGCTGAGCCCGTTCAATGCCTGGATCTTCCTCAAGGGCCTGGAGACCCTCAACCTGCGCATGCGTGCCCATTGCGCCAACGCCCAGGCCCTGGCCGCGTGGCTGGAGCAGCAGGACGGCATCGACAAGGTGCATTACGCAGGTCTTGAGAGCCATCCGCAGCATGCGCTGGCCAAGCAGCAGATGAGCGGCTTCGGTGCGGTGGTGAGCTTCGAGGTCAAGGGTGGCAAAGAGGGCGCCTGGCGCTTCATCGATGCCACCCGGTTGATTTCGATCACCGCCAACCTGGGGGACAGCAAGACCACCATCACCCACCCGGCAACAACCTCCCATGGCCGTCTGTCGCCGCAGGAGCGTGAGGCGGCCGGTATTCGCGACAGCCTGATCCGGGTTGCCGTGGGCCTGGAAGACGTCGTTGACCTCAAGGCCGACCTGGCCCGCGGGCTGGCGGCGCTGTGA
- the purF gene encoding amidophosphoribosyltransferase, translating into MCGIVGIVGKSNVNQALYDALTVLQHRGQDAAGIVTSHDGRLFLRKDNGLVRDVFQQRHMQRLVGHMGIGHVRYPTAGSSTSAEAQPFYVNSPYGITLAHNGNLTNVEQLAKEIYESDLRHVNTNSDSEVLLNVFAHELAVRGKLQPTEEDVFAAVTDVHNRCVGGYAVVAMITGYGIVGFRDPNGIRPIVFGQRHTDEGVEYMIASESVSLDVLGFTLIRDLAPGEAVYITEEGKLHTRQCATNPQLSPCIFEHVYLARPDSIIDGVSVYKARLRMGEKLAEKILRERPDHDIDVVIPIPDTSRTAALELANHLGVKFREGFVKNRYIGRTFIMPGQAARKKSVRQKLNAIELEFRGKNVMLVDDSIVRGTTCKQIIQMAREAGAKNVYFCSAAPAVRFPNVYGIDMPSAHELIAHNRSTQDVAELIGADWLVYQDLPDLIEAVGGGKIKIEHFDCAVFDGKYVTGDIDEAYLDKIEQARNDASKVKNQAVSAIIDLYNN; encoded by the coding sequence ATGTGTGGCATCGTCGGTATCGTCGGTAAGTCGAACGTCAATCAGGCGCTGTATGACGCGCTAACCGTCCTCCAGCATCGCGGCCAGGACGCTGCCGGTATTGTGACCAGCCATGATGGCCGGTTATTCCTGCGCAAGGACAACGGCCTGGTCCGTGACGTGTTCCAGCAGCGCCATATGCAGCGCCTGGTCGGTCACATGGGTATCGGCCACGTGCGTTACCCGACTGCGGGCAGCTCGACCTCGGCCGAGGCCCAGCCGTTCTACGTCAACTCGCCCTACGGCATCACCCTGGCGCACAACGGCAACCTGACCAACGTCGAACAGTTGGCCAAGGAAATCTACGAGTCCGACCTGCGCCACGTCAACACCAACTCCGACTCGGAAGTGCTGCTCAACGTCTTCGCCCATGAGCTGGCGGTGCGTGGCAAGCTGCAACCGACCGAAGAAGACGTGTTCGCTGCCGTCACCGACGTACACAACCGTTGCGTTGGCGGTTACGCCGTGGTGGCGATGATCACCGGCTACGGCATCGTCGGTTTCCGCGACCCCAACGGCATCCGTCCGATCGTGTTCGGCCAGCGTCACACCGACGAAGGCGTCGAGTACATGATCGCTTCCGAAAGCGTGTCCCTGGACGTGCTGGGCTTTACCCTGATCCGTGACCTGGCCCCGGGCGAAGCGGTGTACATCACTGAAGAGGGCAAGCTGCACACCCGTCAGTGCGCGACCAACCCGCAACTGTCGCCGTGCATCTTCGAGCACGTCTACCTGGCCCGTCCTGACTCGATCATCGACGGCGTCTCGGTCTACAAGGCGCGCCTGCGCATGGGTGAGAAACTCGCCGAGAAGATCCTGCGCGAGCGCCCTGACCATGACATCGACGTGGTCATCCCGATTCCTGACACCAGCCGCACCGCGGCGCTGGAACTGGCCAACCACCTGGGCGTCAAGTTCCGCGAAGGCTTCGTCAAGAACCGCTACATCGGCCGTACCTTCATCATGCCCGGCCAGGCCGCGCGCAAGAAATCGGTACGCCAGAAACTCAACGCCATTGAACTGGAATTCCGCGGCAAGAACGTGATGCTGGTGGACGACTCGATCGTGCGCGGCACCACCTGCAAGCAGATCATCCAGATGGCCCGCGAAGCCGGCGCGAAAAACGTCTACTTCTGCTCGGCCGCCCCGGCGGTACGCTTCCCTAACGTCTACGGCATCGACATGCCAAGCGCCCACGAGCTGATCGCACACAACCGCAGCACCCAGGATGTCGCCGAACTGATCGGCGCCGACTGGCTGGTCTACCAGGACTTGCCGGACCTGATCGAAGCGGTCGGCGGTGGCAAGATCAAGATCGAGCATTTCGATTGTGCGGTGTTCGACGGCAAGTACGTCACCGGCGACATCGACGAAGCCTACCTGGACAAGATCGAGCAGGCGCGCAACGACGCCTCCAAGGTCAAGAACCAGGCGGTCAGCGCGATCATCGACCTCTACAACAACTGA
- a CDS encoding CvpA family protein: MAFTWVDWAILAIIAISSLISLKRGFVKEALSLLTWIIAGAVAWMFGGSLSQYLEPYIQTPSARVIGGCAILFVATLLVGAMINFLIGELIRVTGLSGTDRFLGMAFGAARGALLVVVAVGLLSLGPVQQDQWWQESRLLPQFLLVADWSKNLILGFTSQWLASGISAPADLPFQEQLLGPKTP, from the coding sequence GTGGCATTTACCTGGGTCGACTGGGCGATTCTCGCGATTATCGCCATTTCTTCGCTGATCAGTCTCAAGCGCGGCTTTGTCAAAGAGGCCTTGTCGCTGCTTACCTGGATCATCGCCGGTGCCGTGGCCTGGATGTTCGGTGGCTCGCTGTCGCAGTACCTGGAGCCTTATATCCAGACGCCTTCGGCCCGGGTCATCGGCGGTTGCGCCATTCTTTTCGTCGCCACCCTGCTGGTGGGGGCCATGATCAATTTTCTCATCGGCGAGCTGATTCGCGTCACCGGGCTATCCGGGACCGATCGCTTCCTGGGCATGGCCTTCGGCGCCGCCCGCGGGGCCTTGCTGGTGGTCGTGGCGGTCGGGCTGTTGAGCCTGGGGCCGGTACAACAGGATCAGTGGTGGCAGGAGTCTCGCCTCCTGCCACAATTTCTATTGGTGGCTGACTGGTCGAAAAACCTCATTCTGGGGTTCACCAGTCAGTGGCTAGCCAGCGGGATCAGCGCACCGGCTGATCTCCCGTTCCAGGAACAGCTGCTGGGGCCCAAAACGCCTTGA
- a CDS encoding SPOR domain-containing protein, whose product MALLDKVVKQRMVGALVLVALAVIFLPMLFSREDEMRQVRVEAPEAPAAPTLPHVQVEPVQVPEPQVLPEEPVIVEQPAAPVQAPSTPIAPAPSATPVPAPAPAAPVVAAKPAAPTPAKVETKPAVKPAASKIDTNGLPVSWSIQMASLANRASADNLQKTLRSQGYNAYIRSAEGMNRVYVGPLIERAEAERLRDVINRQQKLKGFVVRFQPERS is encoded by the coding sequence ATGGCATTGCTGGATAAAGTGGTCAAGCAACGGATGGTCGGAGCGCTGGTGCTGGTGGCGCTGGCGGTGATTTTCCTGCCGATGCTGTTCTCTCGCGAGGACGAAATGCGCCAGGTGCGTGTCGAAGCCCCAGAGGCCCCGGCTGCACCGACCCTGCCGCACGTGCAGGTGGAGCCGGTGCAGGTGCCGGAGCCGCAGGTCTTGCCTGAGGAGCCGGTGATCGTCGAGCAACCCGCTGCACCGGTGCAGGCACCGAGCACGCCGATTGCTCCAGCGCCAAGTGCCACACCCGTGCCGGCCCCGGCCCCGGCAGCACCGGTTGTCGCGGCAAAACCGGCCGCGCCAACGCCAGCCAAGGTGGAAACCAAACCGGCAGTCAAGCCAGCAGCGAGCAAGATCGACACCAACGGCCTGCCGGTCAGCTGGTCGATCCAGATGGCCAGCCTGGCCAACCGTGCCAGTGCCGACAACCTGCAGAAAACCCTGCGCAGCCAGGGTTACAACGCCTATATCCGTTCGGCCGAAGGCATGAACCGGGTGTATGTCGGGCCGTTGATCGAGCGCGCCGAGGCCGAGCGCCTGCGTGATGTGATCAACCGTCAGCAGAAGCTAAAGGGCTTTGTCGTACGCTTCCAGCCCGAGCGCAGTTGA